Proteins encoded together in one Sinorhizobium meliloti window:
- a CDS encoding sensor domain-containing diguanylate cyclase: MTGDHLKALMGLQAATPVLIALYDPQDRLRYANEAFRSAYHVGEGEAPTWAEIMRRNHAAGRGTVLKTDDLEGWIAATVHRRGKVPFRTVETDLHDGRWLWMTETVDQKGWMLCIAVDITEVRAGERKLRQDRDFALRASQVDELTSVPNRRYTMERLNEFIRNCAENPHMWGCVAIIDIDYFKAINDRYGHHRGDEVLLDFARQMQEFVRRSDCFGRIGGEEFMLILPDTTVSEANLILDRLLDRVRNARPLSNIPEFFYTCSVGLAEYREGDSVRDIYSRADDALYIAKREGRDRVKRHTLPGSDREFSPDQSP, encoded by the coding sequence GTGACTGGTGATCACCTCAAGGCCCTGATGGGCTTGCAAGCCGCAACGCCGGTGCTCATCGCGCTCTATGATCCGCAGGATCGGCTGCGCTACGCCAATGAAGCCTTTCGATCGGCCTACCACGTCGGCGAGGGCGAAGCGCCGACCTGGGCGGAGATCATGCGCCGCAATCATGCCGCGGGCAGGGGCACCGTTCTCAAGACTGACGACCTCGAAGGCTGGATCGCCGCCACGGTCCACCGGCGCGGGAAGGTACCTTTCCGCACGGTCGAGACCGACCTTCACGACGGCCGCTGGCTTTGGATGACGGAGACCGTGGACCAGAAAGGCTGGATGCTGTGCATCGCCGTCGACATTACGGAGGTGCGGGCGGGGGAGCGCAAGCTTCGCCAGGACCGGGATTTCGCGCTCAGGGCCTCACAGGTGGACGAACTCACCAGCGTGCCCAACCGGCGCTACACGATGGAAAGGCTCAACGAGTTCATTCGCAACTGCGCCGAGAACCCGCACATGTGGGGGTGCGTGGCAATCATAGACATCGACTATTTCAAGGCGATCAACGATCGCTATGGCCATCATCGGGGTGATGAGGTGTTGCTCGACTTCGCCCGGCAGATGCAGGAATTCGTCCGGCGCTCCGATTGCTTCGGGCGAATCGGCGGCGAAGAGTTCATGCTGATCCTGCCGGACACCACCGTCAGCGAAGCGAACCTCATCCTCGATCGGCTGCTGGACAGGGTCCGCAACGCCAGACCGCTTTCGAACATACCGGAGTTCTTCTACACCTGTTCGGTCGGACTTGCGGAGTATCGGGAGGGCGACAGCGTCAGGGACATTTATTCACGCGCGGACGATGCCCTTTACATCGCCAAGCGTGAAGGGCGCGATCGCGTCAAGCGTCATACGCTACCCGGATCGGACCGTGAGTTCAGCCCGGATCAGTCCCCTTAG